Genomic segment of Triticum aestivum cultivar Chinese Spring chromosome 6A, IWGSC CS RefSeq v2.1, whole genome shotgun sequence:
GAAGCCATCCTTGTGaactcttcttcttcctttacGGTGAAGGAGATCCGGGCGCGCGCTAGCTAGCTTCTCCGAATTAGAGCACGCACCGGGCGCTAGCTAGCTTCTCCAAATCACGGGCCGATTCGTGTCCTGTCTCCGAGTCCAACTACGAGTCTACGACCCTGATCCAACCCCTCTGTATCTCTGTATTACAAAGCGAGCTCAGCAGCCGGCTCATGGAGGTCGAGGCAACGACCGATCTGCATGAACCCAACCGCCGGTATGTTCCCCATGTTTCCGCCGCCGCCGATGCCTTTCTACCAGACGTCCCCAATGCAGCCGCCGCCGTTCTACTTCCATGCAGCAGTTCCCGTGCCGTCGTCCGCGGTGCCGGTGCGCTCTGTGTGGGCGTGGAACTTCAGGGAGGAATCTGACAAGCTCTGCCACCTGGCCTGGAACGCCCGGTACGTCGCCGTCGACGTGCACTACCCGGGCCTCGTCCACCACGCGGAccggaaccacaacatcctcaccgTGGAGGAGCGCTACGCCGTCGTGAAGGCCAACGTGGACGCGCTGAAGCCGCTCCAGGTCGGCATCGCGCTCCGCGACGGCCACGGCCGGCACCTCGGCGCGTGGGAGTTCAACCTCCGCGACTTCTGCCCCGTGTCCGACCCGCACGACGAGGGCTCCCTCGCGTACCTCACCGGCCGCGGCCTCGATGTGGACAGGCTCCGTGTCCGCGGCCTCAGCGCCAAGATGCTCAGGGAGAAGCTGCTGCGTTCCGGCCTGTTCGACCCTCGGTGTGCCGCGCGATCGTGGATCACC
This window contains:
- the LOC123131084 gene encoding probable CCR4-associated factor 1 homolog 11, with translation MNPTAGMFPMFPPPPMPFYQTSPMQPPPFYFHAAVPVPSSAVPVRSVWAWNFREESDKLCHLAWNARYVAVDVHYPGLVHHADRNHNILTVEERYAVVKANVDALKPLQVGIALRDGHGRHLGAWEFNLRDFCPVSDPHDEGSLAYLTGRGLDVDRLRVRGLSAKMLREKLLRSGLFDPRCAARSWITYAGAYHIAYLLKIVTGGAPLPKDMAGFVGAVRRYLGDQVYDVARMAADCPAMPLGLERMADHLGFHPPLGSPRLAAAAGVHALQVFMRLKYSELGGDVERHRGLLHGLHQHYVVDNLNSCSVGLKQYF